One Cryptosporangium aurantiacum DNA window includes the following coding sequences:
- a CDS encoding GlxA family transcriptional regulator, which translates to MDARHRVAVLLLDDAVPFDAGIPGQVFGSADRGGKGLYRVHVCSPGAAPVQTTAGYAILPKYGLEELETADTVLIPGIRGKTAGTRDFPTEALDAVRAAAARGARTASICTGAFVLAATGLLDGRRATTHWLWADAFRARYPQVTLDPDVLFIDDGPIASSAGVAAGIDLCLHLVRRDHGSEVANHAARRCVAPPWREGGQAQYVERPMPATSDASTGSTRAWALEHLNESLDLATLAAHAGMSVRTFTRRFRQETGQAPGTWLTAHRVDRARHLLEETDLSVERIAHRAGFGTTASLRQHFAASVGTSPGAYRRTFRAAPGNGTA; encoded by the coding sequence ATGGATGCTCGCCATCGCGTTGCCGTCCTCCTGCTCGACGATGCGGTCCCGTTCGACGCCGGTATCCCCGGGCAAGTCTTCGGCTCGGCCGACCGGGGCGGCAAGGGGCTCTACCGCGTGCACGTGTGCTCGCCGGGCGCCGCGCCAGTGCAGACCACCGCCGGCTACGCGATCCTGCCGAAGTACGGGCTGGAGGAGCTGGAGACCGCCGACACCGTGCTGATCCCCGGCATCCGCGGAAAGACCGCCGGGACGCGAGACTTTCCGACCGAGGCGCTGGACGCGGTGCGCGCGGCCGCCGCGCGTGGCGCACGGACGGCGTCGATCTGCACCGGCGCTTTCGTGCTCGCGGCGACCGGCCTGCTGGACGGACGGCGCGCGACCACGCACTGGCTCTGGGCGGACGCATTCCGCGCCCGCTACCCCCAGGTGACGCTCGACCCCGACGTGCTGTTCATCGACGACGGGCCGATCGCCAGTTCGGCCGGGGTCGCCGCGGGTATCGACCTGTGCCTCCACCTGGTGCGGCGCGACCACGGCAGCGAGGTGGCCAACCACGCGGCGCGGCGGTGCGTGGCGCCGCCGTGGCGCGAGGGCGGCCAGGCGCAGTACGTCGAGCGTCCGATGCCGGCCACGTCCGACGCGTCCACCGGCTCGACCCGCGCCTGGGCGCTGGAGCACCTGAACGAATCACTCGACCTCGCGACGCTGGCCGCGCACGCCGGGATGAGCGTCCGGACGTTCACCCGGCGGTTCCGGCAGGAGACCGGGCAGGCACCGGGGACGTGGCTGACCGCGCACCGGGTGGACCGGGCCCGCCACCTGCTGGAGGAGACCGACCTGTCCGTGGAGCGGATCGCCCACCGGGCCGGCTTCGGGACGACCGCGTCGCTACGGCAGCATTTCGCCGCGTCGGTCGGTACGTCCCCCGGCGCGTACCGCCGCACTTTCCGTGCTGCGCCGGGGAACGGGACCGCGTGA
- a CDS encoding MFS transporter, with translation MKPRIHRAWLVAAVAFVALVGAAAFRAAPSVLILPLQEEFGWSTADISLAVTVNLVLFGLTAPFAAALIQRLGLRWVTTGALLLVSAGAAATVGMTARWQLVLCWGVLVGLGTGSMALVFAASVADRWFVARRGLVVGILTAGSATGQLVFLPPVAALAESQGWRVASLAVSACALAVVPLVVLFLRDRPEDVGLTRYGTDEPSPERSTSTGAVRSAFGGLALGVRSGTFWLLVGGFAICGASSNGLIGTHLVPAAHDHGLPTTAAASLLAMIGIFDIVGTIASGWLTDRYDPRLLLLVYYGLRGASLLLLPALMPSLGHGVGPTMLLFIVFYGLDWVATVPPTVALCRQAFGDRAPVVFGWVFASHQLGAALMATGAGWIRDTFGTYTPAWYAAGALCLLAATLSVGVGRGRGAATLKGKDLSPVVATAS, from the coding sequence GTGAAGCCCAGGATCCACCGCGCCTGGCTGGTCGCCGCCGTCGCGTTCGTCGCGCTGGTCGGCGCCGCCGCGTTCCGCGCCGCGCCGAGCGTCCTGATCCTTCCGTTGCAGGAGGAGTTCGGCTGGTCGACGGCCGACATCTCGCTCGCGGTCACGGTCAATCTCGTGCTGTTCGGGCTCACCGCTCCGTTCGCCGCCGCGCTGATCCAGCGGCTCGGCCTGCGCTGGGTGACCACCGGCGCGTTGCTGCTGGTCTCGGCTGGTGCGGCGGCCACGGTCGGGATGACCGCGCGCTGGCAGCTCGTGCTCTGCTGGGGCGTCCTGGTCGGGCTCGGCACCGGGTCGATGGCGCTGGTGTTCGCCGCCTCGGTCGCCGACCGGTGGTTCGTCGCCCGGCGCGGCCTGGTGGTCGGCATCCTCACCGCGGGCAGCGCCACCGGCCAGCTGGTCTTCCTGCCGCCGGTGGCCGCGCTGGCCGAGTCCCAGGGCTGGCGGGTCGCGTCGCTGGCGGTCAGCGCGTGCGCCCTCGCGGTGGTGCCACTCGTCGTGTTGTTCCTCCGCGACCGGCCGGAGGATGTCGGGCTGACCCGGTACGGCACCGACGAGCCGAGCCCCGAGCGTTCCACCAGCACGGGCGCTGTCCGTTCCGCCTTCGGTGGCCTCGCGCTCGGCGTCCGAAGCGGTACGTTTTGGCTGTTGGTGGGCGGGTTCGCGATCTGCGGAGCGTCGTCCAACGGGTTGATCGGAACCCACCTCGTGCCGGCGGCGCACGACCACGGCCTGCCCACGACGGCGGCGGCGAGCCTGCTCGCGATGATCGGGATCTTCGACATCGTCGGGACGATCGCGTCCGGCTGGCTTACCGACCGCTACGACCCGCGGCTGCTGCTGCTCGTGTACTACGGGCTGCGTGGTGCGTCGCTGCTGTTGCTCCCGGCGCTGATGCCGTCGCTGGGGCACGGCGTGGGGCCGACGATGCTGCTGTTCATCGTGTTCTACGGGTTGGACTGGGTGGCCACCGTGCCGCCGACGGTGGCGCTCTGCCGGCAGGCGTTCGGCGATCGCGCGCCGGTCGTTTTCGGGTGGGTGTTCGCGTCCCACCAGCTCGGCGCGGCGCTGATGGCGACCGGTGCCGGGTGGATTCGGGACACGTTCGGCACGTACACGCCCGCCTGGTACGCCGCCGGTGCGCTGTGCCTTCTCGCCGCCACTCTCTCGGTCGGCGTCGGCCGGGGTCGAGGGGCGGCTACGCTCAAGGGGAAGGATTTGAGCCCAGTAGTGGCCACAGCCAGCTGA
- a CDS encoding [protein-PII] uridylyltransferase, producing MPSDRQNGSLNGPAGSNDPAGREAPDVRAPFGVGGPPSRAQLSDALDRWLAGLLPPVAGVALVAVGSLGRREVVAHSDVDLVLLHTGHPRISEIAESVWYPIWDSAVGLDHAVRTVDEAVAVARTDVKAALGLLDARYVAGDRALADELAAAVRAAWRASPAGWLGELRELTEARWRTAGELAFLLEPDLKEARGGIRDAVTLRALAYAQLVDAPRGSVRDAYRLLLDTRDALHRTSDRALDRLLLAEQDAVAEALNYADADALLHAVADAARTIAYASDTAWRQVDGLLSKRRRWPIRRRSTVNRRPLAEGVVEQNGEVVLARGVDPALDPVLPLRFAAAAAVANIPPGRSALERLATAAPPLPDVWPETAVHSLVALLGAGEAAIGVWEACDRHGMVEKWLPEWGRVRSLPQRNALHRYTVDRHLVAAAVAAAPLTRRVARPDLLLIGALLHDIGKGLPGDHSEVGAEIASRIAVRLGLAGEDTDALVRLVRYHLLLADTATRRDLDDPATLEVVAEAVRHDGVLLDVLHALTEADAAATGPAAWSGWKAGLVSDLVRRVHVLIGQGTPPTPRPRPAEVFAATDPLPAPGECTVTVHGDEVAVVGGEGVQQLLSRTAGICALHRLDVYAADAGTFDGRPVVVVRASPRFGRLPDPTLLTADLRRAVAGNYDVSSALARREAEARENTTVAPPQVSWVPDASSNATVLELRAEDRRGLLHDVTAALEEAGAVVRGARISTFGSAVVDAFYLIGSDLEQDEITKAVLAAAQN from the coding sequence ATGCCCTCTGACAGGCAGAATGGCAGCCTGAACGGGCCGGCCGGGTCGAATGACCCGGCCGGCCGTGAGGCTCCGGACGTCCGAGCGCCCTTCGGAGTCGGCGGCCCACCGTCGCGGGCTCAGCTCTCCGACGCGCTCGACCGCTGGCTGGCGGGGCTGTTGCCGCCGGTCGCGGGCGTGGCCCTGGTCGCCGTCGGCAGCCTGGGTCGCCGCGAGGTCGTCGCCCACAGCGACGTCGACCTCGTTCTCCTCCACACCGGACATCCCCGGATCTCCGAGATCGCCGAGTCCGTCTGGTATCCGATCTGGGACTCGGCGGTCGGACTCGACCACGCCGTCCGCACCGTCGACGAGGCGGTGGCGGTGGCTCGCACCGACGTCAAAGCGGCCCTGGGGCTGCTGGACGCGCGATACGTGGCCGGTGACCGGGCGCTGGCCGACGAACTGGCCGCCGCCGTCCGCGCCGCCTGGCGGGCCAGCCCGGCCGGTTGGCTGGGCGAACTGCGCGAACTCACCGAGGCGCGCTGGCGGACCGCCGGTGAGCTGGCGTTCCTCCTCGAACCCGACCTGAAGGAAGCCCGCGGCGGAATCCGCGACGCGGTGACCCTGCGTGCGCTGGCCTACGCCCAGCTGGTGGACGCGCCCAGGGGCAGCGTGCGCGACGCCTACCGGCTGCTGCTCGACACCCGGGACGCACTGCACCGGACGAGCGATCGTGCGCTCGACCGGCTCCTGCTGGCCGAACAGGACGCCGTCGCCGAGGCCCTCAACTACGCGGACGCGGACGCGCTCCTGCACGCCGTGGCCGATGCGGCCCGCACCATCGCGTACGCGTCCGACACCGCGTGGCGGCAGGTCGACGGCCTGCTCAGCAAGCGTCGCCGGTGGCCGATCCGGCGCCGCTCGACGGTGAACCGGCGGCCGCTCGCCGAGGGTGTCGTGGAGCAGAACGGCGAGGTCGTGCTGGCGCGTGGCGTCGACCCGGCGCTCGACCCGGTGCTGCCGCTGCGGTTCGCCGCGGCCGCCGCGGTGGCGAACATTCCGCCGGGCCGGTCGGCGCTGGAGCGGCTGGCGACCGCCGCGCCGCCGCTGCCGGACGTCTGGCCGGAGACCGCGGTGCACTCGCTGGTCGCGCTGCTCGGGGCGGGTGAGGCCGCGATCGGCGTCTGGGAGGCCTGCGACCGGCACGGCATGGTGGAGAAGTGGCTGCCGGAGTGGGGCCGGGTCCGCTCGCTCCCGCAGCGCAACGCGCTGCACCGCTACACGGTCGACCGGCACCTGGTGGCGGCCGCCGTGGCGGCGGCGCCGCTGACGCGGCGGGTCGCCCGTCCGGATCTGCTGCTGATCGGCGCGCTGCTGCACGACATCGGCAAGGGACTACCGGGTGACCACTCGGAAGTCGGTGCCGAGATCGCGAGCCGGATCGCGGTCCGGCTCGGACTGGCGGGAGAGGACACCGACGCGCTGGTCCGGCTGGTCCGGTACCACCTGCTGCTCGCCGACACCGCCACCCGGCGTGACCTGGACGACCCGGCGACGCTGGAGGTCGTCGCCGAGGCGGTCCGGCATGACGGGGTGCTGCTCGACGTCCTGCACGCGCTCACCGAGGCCGACGCCGCGGCCACCGGCCCGGCGGCCTGGAGCGGCTGGAAGGCCGGCCTGGTCAGCGACCTGGTCCGGCGGGTGCACGTCCTGATCGGCCAGGGGACGCCGCCCACGCCGCGTCCGCGCCCGGCGGAGGTGTTCGCGGCCACCGACCCGCTACCGGCGCCGGGGGAGTGCACGGTCACCGTCCACGGCGACGAGGTCGCGGTGGTCGGCGGCGAGGGCGTGCAGCAGTTGCTGAGCCGGACCGCGGGCATCTGCGCGCTGCACCGGCTCGACGTCTACGCGGCCGACGCCGGGACGTTCGACGGCCGTCCGGTCGTGGTGGTGCGGGCCTCGCCGCGGTTCGGGCGGTTGCCCGATCCGACGCTGCTCACGGCCGACCTGCGCCGGGCGGTAGCGGGCAACTACGACGTGTCGTCCGCGCTGGCCCGCCGCGAGGCCGAGGCTCGGGAGAACACGACGGTGGCGCCGCCGCAGGTCAGCTGGGTGCCGGACGCCTCGAGCAACGCCACGGTCCTGGAGCTGCGTGCCGAGGACCGGCGCGGGCTGCTGCACGACGTCACGGCCGCGCTGGAGGAGGCGGGTGCGGTGGTGCGGGGTGCCCGGATCAGCACGTTCGGGTCCGCGGTCGTCGACGCGTTCTACCTGATCGGAAGCGACCTGGAGCAGGACGAGATCACCAAGGCGGTGCTGGCCGCCGCGCAGAACTAG